One Colias croceus chromosome 29, ilColCroc2.1 DNA segment encodes these proteins:
- the LOC123704474 gene encoding peroxisomal biogenesis factor 19, producing MSDNNKEVEKKDVDPELDDLLDSALQDMTKKPAEPPVATDGQNIWSEEFIKEAAAQFESNMAAILGSFSGMPEEQISQEQIAQTFSKMAEAAAQVLKPQAEGSEVQATEPDPNVQDKIDEVSAAISQTLQNLNTNTESLQTPFSDADLASMFSNFNLGDAGQTDGNMFVPFMQGMMQSLLSKEVLYPSLKELVDKYPAWLEANRGKIEAKELERFEQQQDLMQRVCAELEPESESDSEDVKRARFQTVLELMQRMQDLGQPPTELVGDIAAPPEGFAPAPGQDPSQCCLM from the exons atgtctgataataataaagaagTAGAAAAGAAAGATGTCGACCCTGAGCTCGATGATCTGTTGGACA GTGCCTTACAAGACATGACCAAGAAGCCGGCAGAGCCGCCGGTGGCCACGGACGGGCAGAACATATGGAGCGAGGAGTTCATCAAAGAAGCCGCGGCACAGTTTGAGAGCAACATGGCGGCTATACTTGGCAGCTTTAGCGGGATGCCTG AGGAACAAATATCACAAGAACAGATTGCACAGACTTTCTCTAAAATGGCAG AAGCAGCAGCTCAAGTGCTCAAGCCTCAAGCGGAAGGCAGCGAGGTACAAGCTACAGAGCCTGACCCCAATGTACAGGATAAAATTGATGAG GTATCAGCGGCGATATCACAAACGCTACAAAACCTGAACACAAACACTGAGAGCTTACAAACCCCGTTCTCAGACGCAGACCTGGCGAGTATGTTCAGTAACTTTAATCTGGGAGACGCGGGACAAACG GACGGCAACATGTTCGTCCCGTTCATGCAAGGCATGATGCAGTCGCTCCTCTCTAAGGAAGTGTTGTATCCGTCACTCAAGGAGCTCGTGGACAAGTACCCGGCTTGGTTGGAGGCAAATAGGGGCAAGATTGAGGCAAAGGAACTGGAGAG GTTCGAGCAACAACAGGATCTAATGCAGCGTGTGTGCGCCGAGCTCGAGCCGGAAAGTGAAAGTGACTCGGAAGATGTTAAACGGGCAAGGTTCCAGACTGTACTCGAACTTATGCAGCGG ATGCAAGACCTCGGCCAGCCTCCCACAGAGCTAGTGGGAGACATCGCAGCTCCGCCCGAAGGGTTCGCACCCGCGCCCGGACAGGACCCCAGCCAGTGCTGTCTTATgtag